Sequence from the Chitinophagaceae bacterium genome:
AAATGTCAATAAAATATGGAATGCGCTCATTGTGAAACGTATTTATCGGAAAAATTCCATCCTTACGATATTCATTTAACACATCCAGCAGTTCGTTTCTTTTTTGTAAGCCGGCATCGCTATAAGAATGATTTGTTTCCCTTAAATGATGTTCCACCAATTCAAGATGCTTTTGTATTCTTTCAATATCATTTTTGAAAGTAATTTCTTTATTGTATTTGTCTTCAAACCCTTTTTGAGTCCACTCAGCATTAATTTCTTTCAGATGTTCTGATAAGACGGTTTGCGTTTCAGGAGAAACAGCCAAAGATGAAAAATGGATTAACCCGCAAAGTAAAATAATGATATAGTTTTTCATGACACTCTGTTTTAAAATTATGAATCAGTAATGCTTTTTTTATTTCTACCAGAATGAAGATATAACAATTTTGTTAAATAACTGCATTAAAATTGAATGTATTTTTAAAAACAATATACCATTAACAAGGTGCGACTAGGCACTTACAATTGCGAAACATGAGAAAGAGGAGAAGTAGGACTTAGATATTATTGTTTCATGGCTTCATGGCTTCATTGTTCCATTGTTGAATGTAGCGGGATGGTTATGTGTAAATTTTTGGATACCGGAAAGTTTGTTAGAAATTAATATATGTTATACAGTAGGAACTCTCATTCATAAATTTCTTTACGATGTCCTATTTTTATTATTTCTATAATTTTTATTTTATCTTGAATATCATAAACTACCTGGTAATTGCCAATTCGTATTCGCCAAAGATTTAGCTTAGTTCCTTTAATCTTTTTACTTCCTTCAGGACGTGGGTTTTGAGCAA
This genomic interval carries:
- a CDS encoding type II toxin-antitoxin system RelE/ParE family toxin, whose product is MYEISITRSAAKELRSIPKHAIKRIVDNIDLLAQNPRPEGSKKIKGTKLNLWRIRIGNYQVVYDIQDKIKIIEIIKIGHRKEIYE